GAAACGGTCAACCTCAATAGCTGCCATTGCACCTGTACCAGCTGCTACGACACCCTGACGATAGGTTGGGTCTGCCACGTCACCTGCTGCATAAACACCCTCAATATTGGTTGCTGTAGACTTTGGTTTGGTGATGATGAAGCCGTGGTCGTCCATCTCTAACTGACCTTTGAAGAGGTCGGTGTTAGGAGTGTGACCAATAGCCAAGAAGAAACCATCGATGTTAATATCGAATTTTTCCTCGTTCTCCTCACCCTTAAAGCGTACCAAATGTGCACCCTCTACACCGTCTTCACCAAAGAGACCGAGTGTATTGGTATTGTAAAGAATCTCAATATTCTCCTTCTCTGTCACACGCTTACGCATAATCTCTGCTGCACGCAACTGAGGTTTACGTACAATCATATAGACCTTATTTGCCAAACCAGAGAGATACATAGCCTCTTCGCAAGCAGTGTCACCACCACCAACAACAGCTACGGTGCGCTTACGATAGAAGAAACCGTCGCAAGTAGCACAT
The nucleotide sequence above comes from Prevotella melaninogenica ATCC 25845. Encoded proteins:
- the trxB gene encoding thioredoxin-disulfide reductase gives rise to the protein MEKVKTLIIGSGPAGYTAAIYAGRANLQPVLYSGLQPGGQLTTTTIVENFPGFHEGIDANQLMSEMREQAKLYGADLRDGSIVKVDLSSRPFHLEDERGNQIEAETVIIATGASAKYLGLPDEEKYRGQGVSACATCDGFFYRKRTVAVVGGGDTACEEAMYLSGLANKVYMIVRKPQLRAAEIMRKRVTEKENIEILYNTNTLGLFGEDGVEGAHLVRFKGEENEEKFDINIDGFFLAIGHTPNTDLFKGQLEMDDHGFIITKPKSTATNIEGVYAAGDVADPTYRQGVVAAGTGAMAAIEVDRFLQKQ